One window from the genome of Anaerococcus sp. Marseille-Q7828 encodes:
- a CDS encoding endonuclease MutS2: protein MQERTLEVLEYRKILEALSKEARSMLIKNKILNLTPMTDIDDIREELDHTSQMFGVIKRFGNIDLFGLYDFTDMISYVRKKGILEAYELLQVNDLLRACEYLKEYGKGISEPYIKDLFDRINTDDFLRKEIERSIISEDEIADNASGTLRNIRRQKARKEQEIKAKLNSYVTNSKFDDVLQDKVVSVRDGRYVVPVRTNKKSAIGGIIHDKSSSGNTIFVEPAAIVELNNQFRDLELKEEEEIRRILDRLSRLTEAFDVEILANQQIMGRIDFLAAKAKYAINKEHSLPKITDEKIMSLKQARHPLLKGKVVPIDVSIGGDYLTLIITGPNTGGKTVSLKTVGLISLMAQSGLYIPAEEGSIVNVFDDIYVDIGDTQSIEMSLSTFSASLTNVVDILSKASDKSLVLLDEVGSGTDPTEGAALAISILDNLRKRRVMTFATTHYSELKYYAVDTEGVMNASVEFDVNTLSPTYRLEIGTPGKSNAFEISKRLGLDQTILDNAQSLLGEDTRNVNKILEQIEEDRKVLEDKNVEIDSYKREIEKIKRELEAKSKEVEKERQKIIREAEDKANEILEKANSESQEMLKEAKKSKNANTSDIDRSLNNIRNRYKKNKIDRQKDGLKVKKSKDIPDDLKIGDKVIIAGLGEEAEVISAPDQKGDIKVQMGILKMDSNIKNVTKIASVDETRKNINKVYNAKKVASFSPTLDLRGQRLDEALLKVDKYLDDAMLTGLDEVKIIHGMGTGALRKGITEYLESNKMIGSFRTGNDKEGGFGVTIVSLS, encoded by the coding sequence ATGCAAGAAAGAACTTTAGAAGTCCTAGAGTATAGGAAAATTTTAGAAGCCTTATCTAAAGAAGCACGCTCAATGCTGATTAAAAATAAAATTTTAAATTTAACTCCTATGACTGATATTGACGATATAAGAGAAGAGCTAGATCATACATCACAGATGTTTGGAGTTATCAAGAGATTTGGCAATATTGACTTATTTGGCCTCTATGATTTTACAGATATGATTTCCTATGTTAGGAAAAAGGGTATCCTAGAAGCCTACGAGCTCTTGCAAGTCAATGACTTACTTAGAGCTTGTGAATATCTCAAAGAATACGGTAAAGGCATATCAGAGCCTTATATAAAAGACCTATTTGATAGGATTAATACCGACGACTTTTTAAGAAAAGAGATTGAAAGATCAATCATTAGTGAGGATGAAATAGCTGACAATGCATCAGGGACCCTAAGAAATATCCGCAGGCAAAAGGCTCGTAAAGAACAAGAAATCAAGGCGAAACTTAATTCCTATGTGACAAATTCCAAATTTGATGACGTCCTTCAAGACAAGGTAGTTTCTGTAAGAGATGGTAGATATGTTGTTCCTGTAAGAACTAATAAGAAGTCAGCTATAGGTGGCATCATCCACGACAAGTCCTCAAGTGGCAATACTATTTTTGTTGAACCAGCTGCCATAGTTGAACTTAACAACCAGTTTAGGGACTTGGAATTAAAGGAAGAAGAAGAAATTAGAAGAATCTTGGATAGGCTATCAAGGCTTACAGAAGCCTTTGACGTGGAGATTTTAGCAAATCAACAAATAATGGGCCGCATAGACTTCTTGGCTGCCAAGGCTAAATATGCCATTAACAAAGAACACTCATTACCAAAGATTACAGATGAGAAAATAATGAGTCTAAAACAAGCCCGCCACCCATTATTGAAGGGAAAGGTTGTACCTATTGATGTCTCAATAGGAGGCGACTACCTAACTCTTATAATTACAGGACCCAACACAGGTGGTAAGACTGTATCACTTAAAACTGTTGGACTTATCAGTCTTATGGCCCAAAGTGGACTTTATATTCCAGCAGAAGAAGGGTCTATAGTAAATGTATTTGATGATATATATGTAGATATTGGCGATACCCAATCCATCGAAATGAGCTTGTCTACTTTCTCTGCTTCTCTTACTAATGTAGTAGATATTTTATCCAAAGCAAGCGATAAGTCTTTGGTATTACTAGATGAGGTTGGATCTGGTACTGACCCTACAGAAGGTGCAGCCCTAGCTATATCAATACTAGATAACCTTAGAAAAAGAAGGGTAATGACCTTTGCCACAACTCACTACAGTGAACTAAAATACTATGCTGTAGACACAGAGGGCGTGATGAATGCATCAGTAGAATTTGATGTAAACACTCTTTCTCCAACCTACAGACTAGAGATTGGTACACCGGGAAAGTCAAATGCTTTCGAAATTTCAAAAAGACTTGGTCTTGACCAAACAATACTCGACAACGCCCAAAGTCTTCTAGGAGAAGATACGAGAAATGTAAATAAGATTTTAGAACAGATCGAAGAAGATAGGAAAGTTCTTGAAGATAAAAACGTCGAAATCGATAGCTATAAGAGAGAAATAGAAAAGATAAAAAGAGAACTAGAAGCCAAATCCAAAGAAGTTGAGAAAGAACGCCAAAAAATTATAAGAGAAGCTGAAGATAAGGCCAATGAAATTCTAGAAAAGGCTAACAGTGAATCTCAAGAAATGCTAAAAGAGGCCAAAAAATCCAAAAATGCCAATACAAGTGACATCGATAGATCCTTAAACAACATTAGAAATAGATACAAGAAAAACAAGATTGATAGACAAAAAGACGGACTAAAAGTCAAAAAATCCAAAGATATACCAGATGACCTAAAAATTGGAGATAAGGTAATCATAGCGGGTCTTGGCGAAGAAGCAGAAGTTATATCTGCACCAGATCAAAAAGGCGATATCAAAGTCCAAATGGGTATACTAAAAATGGATTCAAATATCAAAAATGTAACAAAGATTGCAAGTGTCGATGAAACTAGAAAAAATATCAACAAAGTGTATAATGCAAAGAAAGTAGCGAGTTTTTCACCAACCCTTGATTTAAGAGGCCAAAGGCTAGATGAGGCTCTCTTAAAAGTAGACAAATATCTAGATGATGCCATGCTTACAGGCCTTGATGAAGTAAAGATTATCCACGGCATGGGGACTGGAGCACTTAGGAAGGGTATCACAGAATATCTTGAATCTAATAAAATGATTGGATCATTTAGAACTGGTAATGACAAAGAGGGTGGTTTTGGTGTAACCATCGTAAGCCTAAGTTAA
- the argS gene encoding arginine--tRNA ligase: protein MKDQKVIIAKKLEELDLGLSYDEIYDLIEIPPQDDMGDYSFPCFSLAKIKRQNPAQIASELKDQIGELETFEKVETLNAYINFYSDKAFIQNQVLNEVLKEKENYGKKQIGTGKNVTIDFSAPNIAKPFHIGHIRSTVIGDAIRNIYKALGYNTIGINYIGDYGTQFGVMIAAYKLWGDKKAIDADPINELLKLYVRYNTEAEDDPKMMDAARQEFRNLEEGQEEAVELWQWFKDLSLKEFDRVYAMLDIEFDNYHGESYNAAAEPRVISELKEKNLLVDSEGAQIIDLTDEDLPPAIILKSNGSSAYITRDIATAENRDIEYGYYKNLYVVASQQNLHFQQLRKILKKMGHDYWEDCIHIPFGLVSMKDKTLSTRRGHVIFLEDVLNKAIEKTKEIMADRDADIENIDETAQIVGIGAVKFQELYNNRIKDYVFNWDNLLNFNGETGPYVQYTYARAKSVLAKAGKEEFAELDFKNLNTPEEMALIKSIAGFEDSLIKAHDKYEPSIVSRQIMEIAKNFNKFYNAHQIMVEDEDVKNERLALTYAASIVIKEGLALLGIKTVEKM from the coding sequence ATGAAAGATCAAAAAGTAATTATTGCTAAAAAACTAGAAGAATTAGACCTTGGACTATCATATGACGAAATCTATGACCTAATAGAAATTCCACCACAAGATGATATGGGTGACTATTCATTCCCATGCTTTTCACTAGCAAAAATTAAAAGACAAAACCCAGCTCAAATAGCAAGCGAACTAAAAGATCAAATTGGCGAGCTTGAAACATTTGAAAAAGTTGAAACACTAAATGCTTATATAAACTTCTATTCAGACAAAGCATTTATCCAAAACCAAGTATTAAATGAAGTACTAAAAGAAAAAGAAAACTATGGTAAAAAACAAATTGGTACAGGAAAAAATGTAACCATAGACTTCTCTGCTCCAAATATTGCAAAACCATTCCACATTGGTCACATAAGATCAACTGTAATCGGTGATGCTATCAGAAACATCTACAAAGCTTTGGGCTACAACACAATAGGCATCAACTATATAGGTGACTATGGTACACAATTTGGTGTAATGATTGCAGCTTACAAACTTTGGGGAGACAAAAAAGCTATAGATGCTGACCCAATCAATGAATTATTAAAACTATATGTAAGATATAATACAGAAGCCGAAGATGATCCAAAGATGATGGATGCAGCTAGACAAGAATTTAGAAATCTTGAAGAAGGCCAAGAAGAAGCTGTAGAATTGTGGCAATGGTTTAAAGACCTTTCACTTAAAGAATTTGATAGAGTATATGCAATGCTTGATATCGAATTTGATAACTACCACGGTGAAAGCTACAACGCTGCTGCAGAACCACGTGTAATATCAGAACTAAAAGAGAAAAACTTATTAGTTGATTCTGAGGGAGCTCAAATCATTGACCTTACAGATGAAGACCTTCCACCAGCAATCATCCTAAAATCAAATGGGTCAAGTGCTTATATCACAAGAGATATTGCTACAGCAGAAAACCGTGATATTGAATATGGCTACTACAAAAACTTATACGTCGTAGCAAGCCAACAAAACCTACATTTCCAACAATTAAGAAAAATCTTAAAGAAGATGGGTCACGATTATTGGGAAGATTGTATCCACATTCCTTTTGGCCTTGTATCTATGAAAGATAAGACGCTATCAACAAGACGTGGTCACGTTATCTTTCTAGAAGACGTACTAAACAAGGCAATTGAAAAGACAAAAGAAATCATGGCTGACCGTGATGCTGATATAGAAAATATCGACGAAACAGCTCAAATTGTTGGTATTGGTGCTGTTAAGTTCCAAGAGCTATACAACAACAGAATCAAAGACTATGTATTTAACTGGGATAACCTACTAAACTTCAACGGTGAAACAGGCCCATACGTACAATACACCTACGCTCGTGCAAAATCTGTACTTGCTAAAGCAGGCAAAGAAGAATTTGCAGAACTTGACTTCAAGAACTTAAACACTCCAGAAGAAATGGCTCTTATTAAATCAATAGCTGGCTTTGAAGATTCATTAATAAAAGCACACGACAAATATGAACCATCAATCGTTTCTAGACAAATCATGGAAATAGCCAAGAACTTCAACAAATTCTACAATGCTCACCAAATCATGGTAGAAGATGAAGATGTTAAAAACGAAAGACTTGCTCTAACATATGCTGCTTCTATTGTTATCAAAGAAGGACTAGCATTACTTGGAATCAAAACTGTTGAGAAAATGTAA
- a CDS encoding tetratricopeptide repeat protein, whose amino-acid sequence MNNYFRKYTENLAYLNLKETSSNQLLKDLDLPVYIDDMKTGIMTGQMQEEISLEKFLDGMIINIGVDPDFIHADEYKVILNKYIPDISKYTASKALASDDRDKSLLFLRGGYILNPEDNYNSYLYARYLWTIAFDLEEENADRFVKESLKILQDIISRDQNFAIAYYELGNIYKNLGEYIKARSYYNNALQKTDSPEAMDEIRDKLTEINDNAEIEEALYFIGKSRYDDAIKKLTGLLSNKKRADAYYYLGVAYQNIGQYDNSIMAFENALDAGADFREVYNDYGVSLYLREKPYEALNIIEEGLGKYPSDPRLSYNKIQINLVIGNINKAKEDIEELLTFDDLSDEIRHNLMIIKNQFEI is encoded by the coding sequence ATGAATAATTATTTTCGAAAATATACAGAAAATTTGGCATATCTAAACTTAAAGGAAACTTCTTCCAATCAACTATTAAAAGATCTAGATTTGCCAGTATATATCGACGATATGAAAACTGGTATTATGACAGGTCAGATGCAAGAAGAAATTTCCTTAGAAAAATTCTTGGATGGAATGATTATAAACATAGGCGTTGATCCTGATTTTATCCATGCTGACGAGTACAAGGTTATTTTAAACAAGTACATTCCAGACATTTCTAAATACACTGCAAGCAAGGCCTTAGCAAGTGATGATAGAGATAAGTCCCTTTTGTTTTTGAGGGGTGGATATATTCTAAATCCAGAAGATAATTACAATTCGTATCTATACGCCAGATATTTATGGACTATTGCTTTTGATTTAGAAGAAGAAAATGCAGATCGATTTGTAAAAGAAAGTCTTAAAATCTTGCAAGATATAATCTCTAGAGATCAAAACTTTGCTATAGCTTACTATGAACTAGGCAATATTTACAAGAACTTGGGAGAATATATCAAGGCAAGAAGCTATTATAACAATGCCTTGCAAAAAACTGATTCACCAGAAGCCATGGATGAAATAAGGGATAAGCTTACAGAAATAAATGACAATGCAGAAATTGAAGAAGCTCTTTATTTTATTGGCAAATCTAGGTATGATGATGCAATCAAAAAATTAACTGGGCTTCTTTCAAACAAGAAACGTGCTGATGCATATTATTATCTGGGAGTTGCCTACCAAAATATCGGCCAATACGACAATTCTATTATGGCTTTCGAAAATGCCCTTGATGCAGGTGCAGATTTTAGAGAAGTTTACAACGACTACGGAGTCTCCCTATACTTAAGGGAAAAACCATACGAGGCTTTAAATATTATAGAAGAAGGCTTAGGCAAATATCCATCAGATCCAAGGCTTTCCTATAATAAAATACAAATTAACTTAGTCATAGGAAATATTAATAAGGCAAAGGAAGATATTGAAGAATTGCTAACTTTCGATGATTTAAGCGATGAGATAAGGCATAACTTGATGATAATCAAAAATCAATTTGAAATATAA
- a CDS encoding FAD-dependent protein, protein MIIIRNIILESDNKDKLRAKIAKLIRRKDFEYEIFRKSIDSRKRIKFNYQVLVNIDLSEKEIKKIKGAESFAYKDFSIEINNPPKEVAIVGSGPAGLFCAYILAQNGVKVKVIERGEPIEDRIKTIENFKKTGKLNPESNIQFGEGGAGTYSDGKLTARSKDPRVRLVLETFHKHGAPDDILIDSKPHIGTDLLRDVIVNMRKEVINNGGEFLFSHHMDDISINDGKVSDLTINGEKLTSGSYVLALGHSARDSFEMLKDKIKMENKNFAVGFRIEHKRKTINDAQYNGKETDIDNNPLPAASYNLSYNNREKGLSAYTFCMCPGGYVVNASSEEGELCVNGMSYHARDGENSNSAIIVTVGEEIYGKNILDGMRFQREIESKAYKLGSGKVPVQRYVDYKNNKATEEFGHIKPSIEGFYQKSNLRGLYPEEIEAMIIEAVENWGKKIKGFNNDDAILAGVETRSSSPIKMLRDGENKAEDVENLYVIGEGSGFAGGIVSSAIDGIKTAEYILKRK, encoded by the coding sequence ATGATAATAATTAGAAATATTATTCTAGAATCTGACAACAAAGATAAGCTTAGGGCAAAAATTGCAAAACTAATCAGACGCAAAGATTTTGAATATGAAATTTTTAGAAAATCTATTGATTCTCGCAAGAGAATAAAGTTTAACTACCAAGTTTTAGTAAATATAGATTTGTCAGAAAAGGAAATTAAGAAGATAAAGGGAGCTGAAAGCTTCGCCTATAAAGATTTTTCTATAGAAATTAACAATCCACCAAAAGAAGTTGCAATAGTAGGATCTGGACCAGCTGGATTATTCTGCGCTTACATCTTAGCTCAAAACGGAGTAAAGGTAAAAGTAATCGAACGAGGTGAGCCAATAGAAGATAGGATAAAAACTATCGAAAATTTCAAAAAAACTGGCAAACTCAATCCAGAAAGTAATATCCAATTTGGAGAAGGCGGGGCAGGAACATATTCCGATGGAAAACTTACAGCAAGATCCAAAGACCCAAGGGTTAGATTAGTTCTTGAAACCTTTCACAAACATGGAGCACCAGATGATATACTAATAGACTCCAAGCCACACATAGGGACAGACTTGTTAAGAGATGTAATTGTAAATATGCGTAAAGAAGTCATAAACAATGGAGGTGAGTTTCTATTCTCCCACCATATGGACGATATAAGTATAAACGATGGGAAAGTAAGTGATTTAACCATCAATGGTGAGAAATTAACAAGTGGATCCTATGTCCTAGCCCTTGGACACTCAGCAAGAGATAGTTTTGAGATGTTAAAAGATAAAATAAAAATGGAAAACAAAAACTTTGCCGTTGGATTTAGAATTGAACATAAGAGAAAAACTATAAATGATGCCCAATATAATGGCAAAGAAACTGATATAGATAATAATCCCTTGCCAGCTGCTTCATACAATCTCTCCTATAATAATAGAGAAAAGGGCTTATCAGCCTATACATTTTGTATGTGCCCAGGTGGATATGTAGTAAATGCAAGTAGTGAAGAAGGTGAACTTTGTGTCAACGGAATGAGCTATCATGCAAGAGATGGAGAAAATTCAAACTCAGCAATAATAGTCACAGTTGGAGAGGAAATTTACGGTAAAAATATTTTAGATGGAATGAGATTCCAAAGAGAAATAGAATCCAAGGCATATAAACTAGGAAGTGGAAAAGTACCTGTTCAACGATATGTAGATTATAAAAATAATAAAGCTACTGAAGAATTTGGTCATATAAAACCATCAATTGAAGGTTTTTATCAAAAAAGCAATCTAAGGGGTCTATATCCAGAAGAAATTGAAGCAATGATCATAGAAGCAGTGGAAAACTGGGGCAAGAAAATCAAAGGCTTCAATAATGATGATGCTATACTAGCTGGAGTGGAAACAAGATCATCATCTCCAATAAAAATGTTAAGAGATGGCGAAAATAAAGCAGAGGATGTTGAAAACTTATATGTAATAGGTGAAGGTTCAGGCTTTGCAGGAGGTATAGTTTCATCAGCCATAGATGGTATAAAGACAGCAGAATATATATTAAAAAGAAAATAA